One window of Diabrotica undecimpunctata isolate CICGRU chromosome 8, icDiaUnde3, whole genome shotgun sequence genomic DNA carries:
- the RpL7A gene encoding large ribosomal subunit protein eL8: MVQKKPKKKVGKKVAAAPLAVKKVEQKKEVNPLFEKRPRNFGIGQDIQPPRDLSRFVKWPKYIRIQRQKAVLQKRLKVPPPINQFSQTIDKQTATQLFKVLEKYRPETALQKKNRLKAKAEAKVAKKEEAPAKKPNTLKAGANTVTKLIEQKKAQLVVIAHDVDPIELVLFLPALCRKMGVPYCIVKGKARLGLLVRRKTCSAVALTQVDSGDRSNFNKLLEVIKTNFNDRVDEIRRHWGGGLLGSKSAARIAKLERAKAKELAQKQG, from the exons ATGGTCCAAAAGAAA CCTAAGAAGAAGGTAGGAAAGAAAGTAGCTGCAGCTCCTCTTGCAGTCAAAAAAGTTGAACAGAAAAAAGAAGTTAACCCACTTTTTGAAAAGAGGCCTAGAAATTTTGGAATTG gccaggatattcaGCCTCCCCGTGATTTATCTCGATTTGTAAAATGGCCAAAATACATTCGTATTCAGAGACAAAAAGCTGTACTGCAAAAGAGATTGAAGGTTCCACCACCAATTAACCAATTTTCTCAAACTATTGACAAACAAACAG CCACCCAATTATTTAAAGTCTTGGAAAAATACAGGCCTGAGACAGCCCTTCAAAAGAAAAATAGGTTAAAGGCTAAGGCTGAAGCTAAGGTTGCCAAAAAAGAAGAGGCACCTGCTAAGAAACCAAACACATTGAAGGCTGGTGCCAATACAGTTACTAAGTTGATTGAACAGAAAAAAGCCCAATTGGTTGTTATTGCACATGATGTTGACCCAATTGag TTGGTTCTGTTTCTACCAGCCCTTTGCAGGAAAATGGGTGTTCCATACTGCATAGTTAAAGGTAAAGCAAGACTTGGACTTCTTGTAAGGCGCAAGACTTGTTCAGCTGTAGCTCTTACACAAGTTGACTCTGGAGACAG gtcCAACTTTAACAAACTTTTGGAAGTAATTAAAACTAACTTCAATGACCGTGTTGATGAAATCAGGAGGCACTGGGGTGGTGGTTTGCTTGGATCCAAATCTGCTGCTCGTATTGCTAAGTTAGAGAGAGCCAAGGCTAAAGAATTGGCTCAGAAACAAGGTTAA
- the Fkbp39 gene encoding 46 kDa FK506-binding nuclear protein, whose product MFWGLIMEPQRRYLHVVKKAFHISMAALDVGTSSDEPAQVMCSFEGRNYLLCTLSKTALQCALDLNFEVGDEIALTTNGKCHIHLTGYFIEESNDLLGEEEEEEEVEEEIMEKEVKKKNKKRNKQEINGPSPKKQKKEQKQEESDEDDDSDMDMNDLLENTLDSDDDDESFNGEENEEEEESGDGGEEEEEGEDDSGDDDDQEQWESDDDSEEEVEDTKKPKLNGHVKKQEQPAPKQKDKKNKKQQNKEEKSSPTKESQSPKKDSPKKVVQGGMIIEDLKEGQGPPAKSGRYITVYYEGRLKTNNKVFDSHKQGQGFGFKLGSGEVIKGWDVGLVGMKLGGKRRITCPPHMAYGVKGSPPAIPGNSTLVFEVELKKIR is encoded by the exons ATGTTTTGGG gtcTTATTATGGAGCCGCAAAGGCGGTACTTACATGTTGTCAAGAAAGCATTCCACATTTCAATGGCAGCACTAGATGTAGGTACATCATCGGATGAACCAGCCCAAGTTATGTGCAGTTTTGAAGGAAGAAACTATCTTTTATGTACTCTTAGTAAAACTGCCTTACAATGCGCTTTGGATTTAAATTTTGAG GTCGGAGATGAAATAGCATTAACCACAAATGGAAAGTGTCACATACATCTAACAGGTTATTTCATTGAAGAATCTAATGATCTCTTAGGAGAAGAGGAAGAAGAGGAGgaagttgaagaagaaattatggagaaagaagtcaagaagaagaataaaaaacgGAATAAACAAGAGATAAATGGGC CTTCTCCGAAGAAACAAAAAAAGGAACAGAAACAAGAGGAATCAGACGAGGATGATGATAGCGACATGGACATGAATGATCTCCTAGAAAATACCTTggatagtgacgatgatgatgaatCCTTCAATGGAGAAGAAAATGAGGAGGAGGAAGAAAGTGGCGATGgaggtgaagaagaagaagagggggAG GATGACTCTGGCGATGATGATGATCAAGAACAATGGGAAAGTGATGATGATAgcgaagaagaagtagaagacacaaaaaaaccaaaactcAACGGTCATGTTAAAAAACAAGAACAACCCGCACCAAAACAGAAagataagaaaaacaaaaaacagcaAAATAAGGAAGAAAAAAGTTCACCGACTAAAGAAAGCCAGTCACCCAAAAAAGATTCACCAAAGAAGGTTGTTCAAGGTGGAATGATTATAGAGGATTTAAAGGAAGGACAAGGTCCACCAGCTAAAAGTGGCAGATATATTACT GTATACTATGAAGGAAGACTGAAGACCAACAACAAGGTTTTTGATTCACATAAGCAAGGTCAAGGTTTTGGTTTTAAATTAGGTTCTGGTGAAGTCATAAAAGGATGGGATGTGGGCCTAGTAGGAATGAAACTTGGAGGAAAGAGGCGAATTACTTGTCCACCCCACATGGC ATATGGCGTTAAAGGATCCCCTCCAGCTATTCCAGGAAATTCGACACTCGTTTTTGAAGTAGAATTAAAGAAAATTCGTTGA